The sequence below is a genomic window from Sander lucioperca isolate FBNREF2018 chromosome 6, SLUC_FBN_1.2, whole genome shotgun sequence.
atagaactttttggtcataattccactaaccgtgtttggaggaagaagaatgatgaggaccatcccaagaacaccatccctactgtgaagcatgggggtggtagcatcatgctttggggggggttttctgcacatgggacagggcgactgcactgtattaaggagaggatgaccggggccatgtattgcgagattttggggaacaacctccttccctcagttagagcattgaagatgggtcgaggctgggtcttccaacatgacaatgacccgaagcacacagccaggataaccaaggagtggctctggaagaagcatatcaaggttctggcgtggcctagccagtctccagacctgaacccaatagagaatctttggagggagctcaaactccgtgtttctcagcgacagcccagaaacctgactgatctagagaagatctgtgtggaggagtgggccaaaatccctcctgcagtgtgtgcaaacctggtgaaaaactacaggaaacgtttgacctctgtaactgcaaacaaaggctactgtaccaaatattaacattgattttctcaggtgttcaaatacttatttgcagctgtatcatacaaataaatagttaaaaaatcatacattgtgatttctggatttttgttttttagattatgtctctcacagtggacatgcacctacgatgacaatttcagaccctccatgatttctaagtgggagaacttgcaaaatagcagggtgttcaaatacttattttcctcactgtatatatatatatatatatatgtgtgtgtgtgtgtgtgtatatatatatatatatatatatatatatatatatatatatatatatgtatgtatatgtgtgtgtatgtatatatatatatgtatatatatatgtatgtatgtatgtatgtatatatgtgtgtatgtatatatatatatgtatgtacagagtgtgtgtgtgtgtgttttcagggtcTGTTACAGAAGCAGAGGGAGTTGGAGACGGATCTGAATCCTCTACTGAAGCGCCATGACAACGAGCACCGGCCGCACTTGGCAACGCACCGcatgtgacctttgacccctagACGTGTGTGGGTCACGGGGGGGTTAGTTGTTGCAGAGAGGCTGAGCTCTGGTCCTGGGGGGCTGGCTAGATGCCACAATATCCTACACACTGGCCCTTTAAATCTGCTCCATCAGTTCTACCTCATATTATTAATACTGCTCCTGTTTTAAGACTAACATGTTTTCTCATTAActgaatgtattattattttctgtgaAGATTGTATTTTAATTCTGTGAATGCACTTTTGTGTAAGACTGACACTGTACCAGACGTGTGCTGAGTTCTACACCCTCCTTCCTGCAGAGGAGCACGGCACTTAATGGAAATCATGAATGAAAGATGTGAAATCATGAATGAAAGATGTGTATGTTTTAGTTTCTTCAGCTCCCTGCGGGCAGAGGAGCTCAGTTTCTTTCTGGTTTTATGGTATTGGtggttttttatttattgcaaaTGTAATAATGAATGTAAAGTGTACTGAAACCTACATTTCTTACAACTTGCactttttgatttatttttattttgtctatCGCCTGATCCCTGAACCTCCCCCAGCTGACACCTCCAGTGTGTTACATCTAGAGACTAAATCAAAACGTGAATAAACGAtctttaaataaagtttgaagTTGATTGTGTGTCTGCGACCTGGAGGCTTCAGGTTTCCACATCACATAACGGAGCCTGATTGGCTCCTGAACTAGTCTGAATGAGATCCTGCTCATAGATCTACTTCTTAAACTTTATATCAGCAgattcaggagtgtgtgtgatggCTCAGTTGCATGAGTTTTGTATATGTTTGGCACAGCAGAGTgtagcaggaccacggcgacagctgcaacatatatgttatatatgtatatgtgtatataacatatacatatatgttatatatatatgtatatgtatggcacagcagagtgtagcaggaccacggcgacagctgcaacatatatgttatatatatccttccagaaaaatgagagtttttttgtgattgttttgggctaaaatccttgattatgcggcacattttcttaaaaaatgtgatggaatatgcgggatatttatgcaattttatgcgatgaaattgcgggaacttgcaaaaactgcggtttcatcgtggcttcatcgcggggtttgcagcttttcgatgatgttcacgtcgcgtaattacgtcacttcataacgttcccatggcaacaggggaaaacggctgctcttgtgtgaagtaaacgcaacatttttcaactttctgctaagatatatgggacttttttgcaacgaaaatgcggggattatgaaatcatgcaagccccgcacattttgcacggaaatcggcaatttatgcggtgaaagtgcggcgtatttgaaaaaatgctgattatgcattgaattatgagatctcataatcaggtttttctggagggactgcaatcagggccgggggggtgtctaactgttcagatgcaccaatcagggccagggggggtgtctaactgttcagatgcaccaatcagggccgggggggtgtctaactgcgtgtcaatcactgctcatgcacacgcattcattctcccttgtggggggaggggcttaggagacctttttgggctttagcagaaaggggggagggactgagaagttgtttaagtcctggatcttcataatcctacagcacctttacagtttttctcatttgctaagacacactaaatgaaactgggatcccctttatcttcatcatcacattattagcacagcagaagtcttctcttgcaaatgttttaacactttttcatttgtttcacacatttttcacaacctTTGTCAAAACAGTTACCACAGATCTCATTGAAAGACCCCGAACTCTACTGGATTCACTGtggtgaacaaaaggaaaacatctattcacagctgatagaaagtacttgcataattaGAAAACTATGCACCAACTCTTCAATCAGCAATCAGTCCTTCATCTATAAAAGATGCCACCTCTGTGTTGCTATTTGCAAGCATGGATCAAAGAGGCCGTAGAGTAAGAGGCCATggcagaggggccagaggaagaggagccagaggaagaggaagaggagccagaggggccagaggaagaggagccagaggggccagaggaagaggagccagaggaagaggaagaggagccagaggggccagaggaagaggagccagaggaagaggagccagaggggccagaggaagaggagccagaggaagaggagcccgtatgcgtggtggaggagctgcagcagcaagagGACAAAATCGAGCTCAAGTTTCAGATGAAATTGGGGCAACAATTATTGACCATGTCATCAATCATGGCTTGTCCTTCAGAGAGGCGGGACAAAGGGTCCAGCCCATTCTGACTCGGAGCACTGTGGCATCTATTGTCAGGCTTTttgggaatgagaacaggtaattcacagtgttactgtaatgtataccactgtgtatttcagctttactgtattgccctgttagcagaacaaactgtgtctacagtaatgcagatgttttatcaatcccatttatgtgactgtcatacagtaatgtcaattttgacatgctttttgcttttactttataGGATCCACACATTACCACACACTGGTGGCAGAGGAAAGATGTTTAGTATTGAACAGGAGTCTGCCATTGTAGATATGGTAGTGGCAAAAAATGCAATCAGACTGCGTGAAATCCAGGCAGCAGTAATTGCAGATCAGGGAGCATTTAGAAATATAAACAGTGTGAGTTTGGCAACTATAGATCGAGTCCTTAAACGCCACCATGTCAGCATGAAGCAGCTGTACCGAGGTCCATTTCAAAGAAACTCTGACATCGTAAAGGAGGCACGATTCCAGTATGTGCAGGtacagattttgttattgtaatacCTTGTTTACCATAGTTACATGCGACTGGAATACTGTAATTTGCTTTAtgaatttgttctttttcttagaGAATAATGGAGCTTGAAGCTGAAGGGGCACATCACAAATTCATTTTTGTGGATGAAGCCGGCTTCAACCTCTGTAAAGTGAGGAGACGCGGGAGGAACATCATTGGGCAGAGGGCCGCTGTCACAGTGCCAGGTCAGAGGGGTGCCAATATCACCATGTGTGCTGCCATCTCCAATGATGGGGTCCTTTGCCACATACCAACCATTGGCCCATACAATACAGAACGCCTCATCACATTTCTTGATTCATTGAAAGAAATACTGATTCCACCCGAAGAGAGAGGGCTGTTGAGGCCTGGCATGACTCTGTATGTCATAATTTGGGACAATGTGGCTTTCCATCACTCTCGCCTTGTGAACGAATGGTTTGCAGCACAGCCTCATATTATGATGCACTTCCTTCCTGCATACTCCCCTTTTCTGAACCCAATCGAGGAGTTCTTCTCTGCTTGGAGGTGGAAGGTGTATGATCACCGGCCATATGAGCAGATGCCCCTCCTGGAGGCAATgaatgctggttgcctggcaacaggTGCAGAGGACTGCCAGGGATGGATGCGCCACGCAAGGAGGTATTTCCCTCGGTGCATTGCAAGGGAAAACATTCAATGCGATGTTGATGAGAACCTGTGGCATAATCGTCAAGAACGAATGGACTAAATGTGAAAgataaaatatatcttttttttttaaaggtatttccacccaTAAGTTTCCTTTAATaagcttttttctttctttttcagtatccatttgagtttgtaaagtgtcatatttcatattgatggctgtattttgtattttgttgtccattgtgtaatgattgattgaaagaataaattaatttgaccacaAGTTGAGGTGTTTGATGGAAGTATTTGCTTATGTtgcatgcttttaatgttttgtgagtgTTAGAGCATTTTGCTAACAAAATAATGAGCTTCAGTTTgatcctgtgtgttaactggtttgaaaatgtgatgtcagagtgggcaaatgtgtttaagcaattgagaaaaactgtaatgtgtCAGTAGGCTATGTTTCAAAGTGCTCGATGTCAGCTGGAGGAAGCTTCTGGGcttgtagtatatgaccattctataactttcgaTAAACTTTGtcctaaaggtttgttataagggagtcctatgaactttactctacacttactgagaacatctggaaattgttaacatgagcagaggtccccccaagacagaagagaccttttttggagttgtgccagataacaggcattgattggtcagttctGTGGTCgaatcatatactcacacatatcacgtcctatgttaATGTATGCATGGAATATATatgttgttcacacaaagaaaaggcagaacggcaaattttgaggtttgggttggtcgttctccaagctctctgcaggagtttgtaaaattgatgctgaatctttgcttgtaataaacctttttataatcaagaacagtgtcggcggattcctcttcatacagcatcacagcattactatttaaggcaccacagGCTCTAACGGGGAGGATGAAATGAACGCAGCAGAACAGGACAGACCTGATGCTGTCAGCAAAGAAAAACCTAAAAACCTGCAAGTTGAAAGATGAGTTTTTCTAGCGATGAGCCTGAGCTCTAAAGGGAACGGCTTCAAAACGACATGTTAATGTCCTGAAGAGTCCAGATCTCGTTCAAATCAAAAAATAAACTGCCACTGGACTTTAACTTTGACAAACAagtatatttttatttcatggcTGTCTGGCGaaaaaccttgtatgtccaaaatCTTTTCAGGAAATTGAAAAAGGCTAATTTTAAAACACTTTCTTGAACTTGTTTTCCCACAAAGTCACGAAATCCTCTcgtcacacagacagacgtaaCGGGAGACCAGCAGCGTTGAGTaatgaaagaaaaatgaaaatgactaaatatggagatacaaggtttctgcTCGACAGCGGCGATTTGGAATTCATTTAATCGATTTGAAGACATTGTTCTCACTTTGTCATTAAGGGCCCTATCTCACATCCGGCGCTGCACAAAGCCCGACCCAGTTGTCAGTtccccgtccagcgcccacgtcgtttaaatagcaaatgcacctgcacccatctgtggcccatgggtgtgctgatcctacagggaggtgtgttcaggtgcattctgggcgtgctggtcttacagggaggtgtgttcaggtgcattctgggcgtgctggtcttacagggaggtgtgttcaggtgcattctgggtgtgctggtcctacagggaggtgtgttcaggtgcattctgggcgtgctggtcttacagggaggtgtgttcaggtgcattctgggcgtgctggtcttacagggaggtgtgttcaggtgcattctgggagtattgctatcttgaggcagcgggaagtgatggtaccattgaccaacaaaaacctggtctaaagtcaataacgcagcatttcattgttattttaacagagcattagtaaaatgatcctaggctcgtgcacagaacatgcacactatgcttgttacacacacagggacgcacagcagcacacacatgcagaagatacaaataaaaatattacggtgtaaatcctccatcataacagcaatgctccaaggtccaaacgcgcctggcttttagagggaatgggagatgatctctgattggttgattgcatgttacgcccaaaacacccctctgattaatgaagacactaagtacaaccctttagatccatgcacccggcacacggacacattttatcagccgtcaaactagcagaagtggattaggacacgccctaaacacacctgcagcaggcgcttcacgccgtgacctCAGATCGTTAAAACAGGACCCTGAGAGTCTTTTTCTGTTcatcagtgtaaaaaaaaaagccacaaaggGAGTGAGTATGTTTTAGAGGGACTGGATTTGCCTTTAGACGCGGCCGGATGCAGTTTGTACAAACTGGTTTTGGCATCCATGAGCAAAGTTGATTTGAGACCAGATATTACCTTATATATACCAGATTAATCTTGTGCACACAACATATTATCCTGTGTGGACAGGATGAAAAAATACATCAAAATTTTGaggtatatttgtgtgtgtttaggtgaCATCGACAACATCTCAAGGCAAACTCAATGTTTACACGGGCAActtttaatacaaaaaatgaggtaaaaaaacataaaaaatgacttttaaGTTAAAATGAGCGTTACACACATCACTTCCTACTGTACATACAACATCAACCAAACACAAACAGCTCTCAGGGTAACAACCCAAACGTttagtacaaaaaaaacattattttacaagacagacagagtgtCCACTGGAAGACGTGTAGTCTGTCcatcgttatttttttttacatttttttttttttgttgaagttCTCAGAGTCCCCTTTAAGAATCAGTGTACATCTTGGTCTCTCCCATGATGCAAATAGAAGAAATAAGCAGCTATTATACACCGTAGAAAACATCCGTGGGGGGTGTTAAAATAGTCAAGCTGGTGTTGCGTTCAAGAAAGCTGGGAAATGAGACCCAACCGGAGGCTTTTAACATTGTAGTCAATGCTCTTACTGAGAGCAGCGTACAGAAAGACAACAGGTCAACATGTACACAAAGAGGGGGGGGCTCTAGCTCCCCCAGTGGGAGCGTGCGCCCCTTGTTAGTCCTTTGCAGTGGCGCGGGTTTGAATCCAAGCTGCTgctctttgctgcgtgtcatccccccctctctctcccacctttcctgtctatccactgtcactgtgtaataaagggaaaagccccaaaaaatcatctttaaaaagaGATATTTACACACAGCTGTTGAAGTGATCAACCTGAGAGCATTCATTCAGTCAGAAGACGATCTCTTTGAGGCAGAGTTAAAAAGAGACGCATGGACACACCATGCCAGGTCGGAGTCCCATTACATCAAACATGGCAGAGAAACAAGACATGTCCTCTACAGCTGTTCTTATTTTAACCTTCCACACATGTTCGGGGGGGGGGCGGGAGAATTTCCATTAGTGTTTGTCTGACTTCTTCAGCACTAACAGGTCAGCAGAAGTAGTTACAGTAAGGAGACGTTAGGCTGCCGGTTTGTATTTGACGCTACAGCAGCTGATTTCTGAAGTGTAACGGCCGGTTTACAGTCGCTGCAGCCGACCTGCCGAGCGCCAACGTGAGCAGGTGGGCGCGAACATAAAAattcaaaatgaataaaattGGTTTCAGGAAGAATATTGAAAATTCACAGAGTGGAAGATAATCTTAGAAACAAAATGATGCACTTTTTCCCTCGTTTCcaaaaggtctccgtttgtgtccGTCCAGACTACGAAGCAACCGCGGAGTTTTCAACCCAAAACGGAGGCAGCAGACTTTCAgatgtctccgttttaggggctcggaaacgccggAGTAGTGTGGGCGCGAGGCGTAAACTTTGTAGAcgtaaaaccaaaacgtagtagtgtagatgtagcctcacTGTCAGGCAGGTTCAGCACTAGTTAGTGGTCTGGCTAGGACAGAGCTTCCGGTCATCAGCGGAAACACTGAGAGAGATCTCTGATTTCACATGATTTGTAGTGACTTTAACACCTTTCCCCTGTCAACATAAATCAtgtggtggccgggttggtcagcgggtagagcaggcgcacatatacatagaggtttatgcctcgacgcagaggtccaggattggagtctgacctgtgatgatttcctgcatgtcttcccctttctcacctaactgtcctgtccattaaaggcggaaaagcccaaaaaaataatctttaaataaataaatgaatcatgttttttgttactttacacCTGCCTGACATCAACTCTTACTCTAACGTTGCTAAGGTGCCCTGTCTGTTGCCATGCTGTCTCTGCCGATGTCCCCTGCCTGTATCTCTACGGTCACTATCAAATATagcaaaaattcaaaaaaaagaCATCAGTTTGTATTTTCAACAATCTTCCTGTAagtaagtttatgaacccaagTGACAAACATGAAACGCCCAGATTCTGGGAGGCCGTGATGTGTACTGGGATGGTCCTGGATCAGGGTACATATCACCACGTTGCTGATTTTGGGATggtagataaataaataaacatttgcgAGCTGCATACAGAGTGAGAGTGCTCACTCCTTCCTTTCTCAGTCTAGGACCGGTCAGTATTTAGGCTGTGTCCACCTCCTGCTCTCTGGTGACCATGTGATAGTTTTTCATAAACCGGCTACATGAACGGCAGCAGGTGTGTGAAAGTTAGCAGGGAACGTTACTCGAGGTGCAGTCAGACCGGCTCTCTACATCCCATTaaagcctcctcctcctctttgccCCCCTCTGTACCTGCTGCCACCTTGCCCTGCAGGGTTGTGGAAGCCCCCCAGCAGTCTAGGACCAGTGAAGTCCCTGCCGACCTGCTGGAAGCCCCAGGCCAGGGCAGCAGCACCTGCAGGGCCCAGGCCCCCTGGCCAGACAGGAACTGGCCCCAGGAGGCCTCCTCCCAGGGCAGTCAGAGGCCCGAGCATGGGGCCGCGGGAGAAAGGCTGGTTGGGAAGTCGATGCAGGTGGTGGGGCTGCAGGAGGCTGGTGccccactgctgctgctggctgtgaGGCGGGGGTTGGAGGTGTGACCGACTCGGCTGGAGCTGCTGGCTGTTGTTCAGGTGCTGCAGATGTTGGTGAGGCTGCTGGATCTGTTGTAAACGGGGCAGAGCAGGATTTGGGTTGTGttatgcctaccatacactagaagactctgaAAAGACTGACAACATCTCACATCTAAAAACAATCTGTCATAAAGTCACTGAGTTCTACAAGATTTTACTACCAAGACTTTAAACTTAACGATAATATCAAACCATTGGATTTATGTCGGAACGTCAAGACGGGAAAAAGACTTCAGACAGCTCGGACtgagttttaagtcttctgcaacacagaatgatgttcattttttgaattatggtctcgattttaaaatcggcgattgccagtgaaagtgtgtaacgtaacctagagtgtaagggctcctccctcactcctccctctcctctaaAATCCTCACATCcccaaccaggatggctgcgcccgtaacggcaaactcaacGACTCACAGCAgctctccacaaaccaatgggtgacgtcacagctgcgtatatacagtctatggcccCCACTCTATCAAGACTCCCATGAGTTCATTCCGATGCAGGTCAATTGTCTGCAACAGTGGAATTGCTTgaaaagtcgtttggtgtaaggtcggcattAGCCGGTTCTGATGGACTCCAAAATCTAACGTAAGTGTCAAACTAGGCGCTACGTAGGAGCGCTACGTTTGGTGCTATTTAACCACACAGTACTGACCGGGGGGTGACGAGAAAAGATAccttaagcccctgacacaccaacccgacggtcgaccgtcggcagaaaggccagtcagactgatcattctccccgaggtccaaaaagttcctcagaacacactgaagagacgccgacttgagcgtacgtatATACGTgtataacagcaggcggcgctaatctgtattgtcgcccagaAATGAaaacggcagctgattggacgaacgcgtcacgtgggtctggctgctcccggattttacaaccgggcataatggcggctcgttcagatcctgataaagttcccttggcctttggaattaaaatacccccacatcatcacatacccttgtgggggtatggtgaagggtatgtgatgatgtgggggtatggtgaagggtatgtgatgatgtgggggtatggtgaagggtatgtgatgatgtgggggtatggtgaagggtatgtgatgatgtgggggtatggtgaagggtatgtgatgatgtgggggtatggtgaagggtatgtgatgatgtggggtatggtgaagggtatgtgatgatgtgggggtatggtgaagggtatgtgatgatgtgggggtatggtgaagggtatgtgatgatgtgggggtatggtgaagggtatgtgatgatgtggggtatggtgaagggtatgtgatgatgtggggtatggtgaagggtatgtgatgatgtgggggtatggtgaagggtatgtgatgatgtgggggtatggtgaagggtatgtgatgatgtgggggtatggtgaagggtatgtgatgatgtgggggtatggtgaagggtatgtgatgatgtggggtatggtgagggtatgtgatgatgtggggtatggtgaagggtatgtgatgatgtggggtatggtgaagggtatgtgatgatgtggggtatggtgaagggtatgtgatgatgtgggggtatggtgaagggtatgtgatgatgtgggggtatggtgaagggtatgtgatgatgt
It includes:
- the LOC116051143 gene encoding uncharacterized protein LOC116051143, with translation MKQLYRGPFQRNSDIVKEARFQYVQRIMELEAEGAHHKFIFVDEAGFNLCKVRRRGRNIIGQRAAVTVPGQRGANITMCAAISNDGVLCHIPTIGPYNTERLITFLDSLKEILIPPEERGLLRPGMTLYVIIWDNVAFHHSRLVNEWFAAQPHIMMHFLPAYSPFLNPIEEFFSAWRWKVYDHRPYEQMPLLEAMNAGCLATGAEDCQGWMRHARRYFPRCIARENIQCDVDENLWHNRQERMD